The Candidatus Roizmanbacteria bacterium CG_4_9_14_0_2_um_filter_38_17 genome segment TCCTGTAATAATTACACGGATTCGCTCAACATTGTCTACTAAGATCTTTATACCTAAGCTGATATTGTCTATTTTTTGAGCTTCGTCAATAACAATTAGCTGTTTTCCTTGGGCAAATCCAGTAATATCTTTTATACTAAGCGATGAAAATACTTCTCTCGCCTCAATACTATCTCCTGTTAAATAGACGTAGTTATAATCATCTGGGAGAGATGAAAGATAATTCTTAACTAAGGTTGTTTTTCCAACTTGTCTTGGTCCTTGAACTACTAACACCTTGTTCGGTTCAACGAACTTTTCTAGGTTTTGTATATGGCATCTTAACATGTCTTGATATTACCAAACTACATGAATTTTGTCAATTTTATGTAGCATCACTACACATACTATGCCTATTTTATGTAGTGTACGCTCAACTTACTTATTCCTAACTTTTTTCAGGAATTTCTTTAGTCCCTTGGGCTCTGGCGCGGGAGCAGGCGCGGGCGCGGGTGGTGGAGTGGGCTCTTTTAACTCCACAAGATCAGACGACCCTGAAGGGCCCGTTCCGCCTGTGGAGTTATTATTGATGATCTTGCTAAGATTGCCGATGTAAAGGAGCTTGTCTGCGTCTATTTTATCTAGCTCCCCTCCGAGAATTTTTTCAACATCAGATATTGTGTCTTCTTTAGGCACAGTGATGCCTGAACGGTTGGTCTGAATTTCGGTAGTATAAAAAGGCTGAGTCATGTAGTTTATAAGCTTGTTTGCGCGCTGAAAGATCAGGCGGTCCTCTGCTTGGAGTTCGGATTCACCAACAATTGAGACAATGCGCTGTAGGCGTTCGTATTCGCCGATGAGCTCGAGGGCTGAGGTAACTGCTTTAAAGTGACGCTCCCCTAGTATTTCACTGCTCAAGAGGCCTGATGATGAGCGAAACAGGTCAATTGGAGGATAGTACCCACGCTGAGTAAGGTCTCGAGAGAGAATAACTACGGAATCCAGGTGACTCATGATGGCTGCAACTCCAGGATCAGACAGCTCGTCGGCCGGCACGTAGATATTCTGTACTGAAGTAATACTACCCGTAGGTGTATTTACGAGGCGCTCTTCAAAAGCGGCTACCTCGGATTCTAAGGTCGCCTGATAGCCAAGCTCTGATGGAATCTGATCTAACATCGGAGACAACTCGCTCCCCGCCTGTACAAAACGAAATACATTGTCTACAAAGAATAATATGTCCTTTTTCTGCTCGTCGCGGTAGTACTCGGCTAGAGCTGCGGCAGCCCAGGCTGTGCGGAAACGAACCGCGGCATTTTCATTCATCTGGCCAAAGATCAAACCAGTGCGGGAAAGTGCATCAAACTGTCTCAACATAAGCCAGAGCTCGTGTCCTTCCCGAATACGTTCGCCAATTCCACAAAAAATGGCTACCCCCTTGGTCTGCTTGATAACATTGCGTAGAAGTTCTGTCATCAGCACGGTTTTTCCTACTCCGGCTCCCCCCACAAAGCCGATCTTTCCTCCTTTAATAAATGGGGTGAAAAAATCAATAGGTTTAATGCCTGTTTCTAAGAGCTCCACCTTGGTTGGTGTGGTAATTTTGGTTGTAGCCGGTTCATAGATTGGTCTTCGTCCCTCAGATTTAAGCTCGCCCGCGTCATCTTGTGGTTCACCAAAGAGGTTGATAACTCTGCCCAAAACCCCGTCTCCCACTGGGACAGTGAGGGTAGAATTGGTTGTGGTTATTGGCATGTTACGCTGGAGCCAAGATTTCTGAGTCAATGATAGAGCTAATAATGACTGATCTTGAGTGTACGCAAAGATCTCGAGGTGCACCTTGGGATTATCTGGTGAGGTTAGAAGCTCGCGTAATTTGGGTAGATTACCACTTCCTGAATACTCTACCTCCACCACTTGGCCTCGAACTCGACGTATTAATCCTGTAAATTTTATGTTTTGTGCCATCTAAAGCCTGTTTCGCATACCCGCTACAGTTTCTAAGAGCTGGGCATTTCTAATTAATTTTGCTCGTTTGTCTAGTTGTTGTTTCTGGTTCTTAATCTGAGTCTCGGCACGCTCATGGGCGCCACTCATTGAGAGCATTCGGGAAGCGGTACGTGCAAGGTCCGTTTCAATCATTGTACGATTAAATAGGATCGTTCTAACCTGGGTATTAAAAAAATCTAAGATATCTGGTAGTTCAGGTTCAAAGATAAAATCTAGGTCGATACCCTCCATTTGATGAGATTCTGGCTTATATGTAATATCTATAATCCCGGTTTCTTGTCTGAGAAGTGTGACAAAACGAGGGAAATATAGGAAAACTTTGTCATACTCATGAAATCTTGTTAAAAGGTCTGTAATTTCCTGTGGGTCGGGATTATCTTTTTTGAATTGAATAAACTCCTTAATTGAGTGATTATTTTGTGTTTGATAGTGTTCACGACCAGTCGCGCCAATAACAATCCGGTCTAGGGTTTTTGTAGCTGAATCATTGTCAAAAGTATCTATGACATCCAGATTCATCGTGCCAAAAAAATGTTGGTTGGAGGTGATAGCTACGCTTAAGATTTTGCTCTCCCCCTCGGGGGACAAGAGCTTGCGGTTGGCAGCTGTAAGCATTAAGTGCTGGTAAATATATGTTATTTCAATATAGAAGCGGGCATTGAGCTCATATGCGGATCTAATCTGCTTGATTTTCATTTCACTCATCTCTGTGTAGGCGCTAGCTATTTCAGATAGCGTCTCGGTTTCCTCAATAATGTTTCTTAGATCAACTGTTTTGGCCATTGTTTAGTTTTGGTACTAATTCTTGTTTAATGAACTCAAAGTACTGTTCTATCTTTGGGTAGTCTGTTAGTGTTTGAGATTTTTTGAGCTTATTAAAAGATTGAACAACTTTAAGCAAAGCTGGCTTCTCAACTCTAACCTTCTTCAAGTCTTTGTTATCAAAAAATGCAACAAATACCAGACTTAAGAGAGCTAGTTGGTCTAATAATTCAAGTTTTTCGTGCACATTTTGACGCAACAACTCCTGAATAACTACTCCCCTTTTCAGTTTCTGCTGAGAAACTATATTAAGCTCAGAGCTGAAACGACTAAATCGTTCAAGATTACGATAATCTGCTAAAGACTTTTTAGTCAAGTGAGCAAGTTGTTTAAATAGGACATTTTGAGTCTGATGACCTACCCTGGTTACTGACGCGGGGATATCTATTGAAGGGTAATAACCTTGAGATCGTAATGAACTTGAAAAAAAGAGATGTCCATCTGTGGAAGACATTAGATTAGTGGGTATAAGGTCTGTAAGGCTATCTAAGTTTGTCTGAATAACTGGTAACAAGGTAATGGAGCCTGAACCAGCCTTCTCATTAAAGCTACCAGCCCTTTCCATTAAGTGAGCGTGCTGGTAAAAAATATCACCTGGATAAGACTCTCGACCTGGAGTTTTGCCAGAAAGTAAAGCCATCTCCCGGATATGTTTGGCGTGGATACCAAGGTCATCCAGCACTAAAAGAACTTTTTTACCCTGTTTTCGGAAATAATCAGCTATGGCAAAGGCCACCTGTGGGCACACCACTATAAGAGGTGACGGATCAGCTGAAGAAGTGGCAATAATAATGGAGTAATCTAGGGCATTTCTTTGCCTGAGAAGCTCGGTAATGTGCTTAATCTCGCTTTCCGGTTTTCCTAATACAGCGTAAATACAGATCGTGTTGGTGCCCTTTTGGTTGATAATAGTGTCGAGGATAAAAGTGGCCTTGCCACTCCTTGGCTCTCCAACAATGAGCTCGCGCTGACCAATACCAATGGGAACCATGACGTCTATAGTTGAAAAGCCCGTTATTAATTGTTGCGTAATCATACTCCTCGTGCCAATGCCCAAGGCAACTACCTCCAGCTCCATGGGTTCTAAACTTGCTTCCAATGGGGCTTTATTGTCGAGAGTCTCGCCTAGTGGATTAAATACACGGCCTAAGAGCTTATCTGAAAGGTGAACATTAATTCCTGTGTCACTGGTTTTAAAAATATCTCCGGGGAGCGGGCGTGACTCATCCAGCATAACTGCCTCAACTTCCTTATCATCAAGTGACATAACCAAAGCTCGACCTCCTTTTTCATCTACCAAGACATCGTTAATAGCGGCAGAAGGCACCCCTTCCAGGTAGATAAGATAGTCTTTGGCACTAGTTACTGTGGCTCTTTCATTATTTTTTTTCATATTTTTTAAGGTCCTTAGTGATGGAATAGTCGTGATAGACTCCGTCAATAATAAAGGCGCAACCTGCGCCAAGATGCGCGTCTAGTTTAATATTCACCAGTAAAGAGGTATTTATCTCTTTGCGTAACCAATTGGTAAGCATTGCCAAATTAGGCTCGTCTGGAATAAAAGGTAATAACAAAGTGAGCTCAGGAAGCTCTTTTATTTT includes the following:
- a CDS encoding F0F1 ATP synthase subunit beta gives rise to the protein MAQNIKFTGLIRRVRGQVVEVEYSGSGNLPKLRELLTSPDNPKVHLEIFAYTQDQSLLALSLTQKSWLQRNMPITTTNSTLTVPVGDGVLGRVINLFGEPQDDAGELKSEGRRPIYEPATTKITTPTKVELLETGIKPIDFFTPFIKGGKIGFVGGAGVGKTVLMTELLRNVIKQTKGVAIFCGIGERIREGHELWLMLRQFDALSRTGLIFGQMNENAAVRFRTAWAAAALAEYYRDEQKKDILFFVDNVFRFVQAGSELSPMLDQIPSELGYQATLESEVAAFEERLVNTPTGSITSVQNIYVPADELSDPGVAAIMSHLDSVVILSRDLTQRGYYPPIDLFRSSSGLLSSEILGERHFKAVTSALELIGEYERLQRIVSIVGESELQAEDRLIFQRANKLINYMTQPFYTTEIQTNRSGITVPKEDTISDVEKILGGELDKIDADKLLYIGNLSKIINNNSTGGTGPSGSSDLVELKEPTPPPAPAPAPAPEPKGLKKFLKKVRNK